The Phyllopteryx taeniolatus isolate TA_2022b chromosome 14, UOR_Ptae_1.2, whole genome shotgun sequence genome has a window encoding:
- the LOC133489243 gene encoding mitochondrial substrate carrier family protein P-like isoform X1 — MSSVSWKPFVFGGLASVTAECGTFPIDLAKTRLQVQGQVGDSKYREIRYRGMLHAIVRIAREEGVRALYSGIAPATLRQASYGTIKIGTYQSLKRLLAERPQDETLATNVLCGVLAGVVSSSIANPTDVLKIRMQAQGRVIRGSMMGNFISIYQQEGTRGLWKVQLRVRPGGGAGLQPGGRGPDADDESERSGFVPGNARLRAADVALGGSGGPLQGLLPQLAPPGPVEHHLLPHVRAAQEDQRLSERAEETKTASEATVSPVGGNPSLPWERGARVCVCVCVCARVCVGFLRPAAAKTAGDFCTYLNVIFELIQRLGFVAVRVRPGCFWHEALREASARRVTSSAFKLPDGECRTSRRAADNHRSRSVSRRE, encoded by the exons ATGTCGAGCGTCAGCTGGAAGCCTTTCGTCTTCGGCGGCCTCGCTTCCGTGACGGCGGAATGCG GCACGTTCCCCATCGATCTCGCCAAGACGCGTCTTCAGGTTCAGGGCCAAGTGGGCGACAGCAAGTACCGCGAGATCCGCTACCGAGGCATGTTGCACGCCATCGTCAGGATAGCGCGCGAGGAGGGCGTCCGGGCGCTGTATTCGGG GATCGCTCCCGCCACGCTGCGCCAGGCGTCCTACGGCACCATCAAGATCGGCACGTACCAGAGCCTCAAGAGACTGCTGGCGGAAAGGCCCCAAG ATGAGACCCTGGCGACCAACGTGCTGTGCGGCGTTCTGGCCGGAGTCGTCTCGTCCTCCATCGCCAACCCCACGGATGTGCTGAAG ATCCGCATGCAGGCCCAGGGACGGGTGATCCGAGGAAGCATGATGGGCAACTTCATCAGCATCTACCAGCAGGAAGGGACCAGGGGGCTTTGGAAG GTCCAGCTTCGTGTGCGGCCTGGCGGGGGCGCTGGCCTCCAACCCGGTGGACGTGGTCCGGACGCGGATGATGAATCAGAGAGGAGCGGCTTTGTACCAGGGAACGCTCGACTGCGTGCTGCGG ACGTGGCGCTCGGAGGGTCTGGTGGCCCTCTACAAGGGCTTCTTCCCCAACTGGCTCCGCCTGGGCCCGTGGAACATCATC ttcttcCTCACGTACGAGCAGCTCAAGAAGATCAACGTCTGAGCGAGCGAGCGGAAGAGACGAAGACCGCTTCGGAGGCGACCGTCTCCCCTGTCGGCGGGAACCCCAGTTTGCCGTGGGAAAGaggtgcacgtgtgtgtgtgtgtgtgtgtgtgtgcgcgcgcgtttgcgtgggtttcctcagGCCTGCCGCCGCAAAGACGGCCGGGGACTTTTGCACGTACTTGAATGTGATATTTGAGCTCATCCAAAGGCTTGGTTTCGTTGCGGTTCGCGTACGGCCAGGTTGCTTTTGGCACGAGGCGCTTCGGGAGGCCTCCGCGCGTCGCGTCACGTCGAGTGCCTTCAAGTTGCCAGATGGAGAATGTCGCACGAGTCGCAGGGCGGCTGACAATCACCGCAGTCGTTCCGTCTCAAGGAGGGAGTGA
- the LOC133489243 gene encoding uncharacterized protein LOC133489243 isoform X3, with amino-acid sequence MLHAIVRIAREEGVRALYSGIAPATLRQASYGTIKIGTYQSLKRLLAERPQDETLATNVLCGVLAGVVSSSIANPTDVLKIRMQAQGRVIRGSMMGNFISIYQQEGTRGLWKVQLRVRPGGGAGLQPGGRGPDADDESERSGFVPGNARLRAADVALGGSGGPLQGLLPQLAPPGPVEHHLLPHVRAAQEDQRLSERAEETKTASEATVSPVGGNPSLPWERGARVCVCVCVCARVCVGFLRPAAAKTAGDFCTYLNVIFELIQRLGFVAVRVRPGCFWHEALREASARRVTSSAFKLPDGECRTSRRAADNHRSRSVSRRE; translated from the exons ATGTTGCACGCCATCGTCAGGATAGCGCGCGAGGAGGGCGTCCGGGCGCTGTATTCGGG GATCGCTCCCGCCACGCTGCGCCAGGCGTCCTACGGCACCATCAAGATCGGCACGTACCAGAGCCTCAAGAGACTGCTGGCGGAAAGGCCCCAAG ATGAGACCCTGGCGACCAACGTGCTGTGCGGCGTTCTGGCCGGAGTCGTCTCGTCCTCCATCGCCAACCCCACGGATGTGCTGAAG ATCCGCATGCAGGCCCAGGGACGGGTGATCCGAGGAAGCATGATGGGCAACTTCATCAGCATCTACCAGCAGGAAGGGACCAGGGGGCTTTGGAAG GTCCAGCTTCGTGTGCGGCCTGGCGGGGGCGCTGGCCTCCAACCCGGTGGACGTGGTCCGGACGCGGATGATGAATCAGAGAGGAGCGGCTTTGTACCAGGGAACGCTCGACTGCGTGCTGCGG ACGTGGCGCTCGGAGGGTCTGGTGGCCCTCTACAAGGGCTTCTTCCCCAACTGGCTCCGCCTGGGCCCGTGGAACATCATC ttcttcCTCACGTACGAGCAGCTCAAGAAGATCAACGTCTGAGCGAGCGAGCGGAAGAGACGAAGACCGCTTCGGAGGCGACCGTCTCCCCTGTCGGCGGGAACCCCAGTTTGCCGTGGGAAAGaggtgcacgtgtgtgtgtgtgtgtgtgtgtgtgcgcgcgcgtttgcgtgggtttcctcagGCCTGCCGCCGCAAAGACGGCCGGGGACTTTTGCACGTACTTGAATGTGATATTTGAGCTCATCCAAAGGCTTGGTTTCGTTGCGGTTCGCGTACGGCCAGGTTGCTTTTGGCACGAGGCGCTTCGGGAGGCCTCCGCGCGTCGCGTCACGTCGAGTGCCTTCAAGTTGCCAGATGGAGAATGTCGCACGAGTCGCAGGGCGGCTGACAATCACCGCAGTCGTTCCGTCTCAAGGAGGGAGTGA
- the LOC133489243 gene encoding kidney mitochondrial carrier protein 1-like isoform X5 → MSSVSWKPFVFGGLASVTAECGTFPIDLAKTRLQVQGQVGDSKYREIRYRGMLHAIVRIAREEGVRALYSGIAPATLRQASYGTIKIGTYQSLKRLLAERPQDETLATNVLCGVLAGVVSSSIANPTDVLKIRMQAQGRVIRGSMMGNFISIYQQEGTRGLWKVQLRVRPGGGAGLQPGGRGPDADDESERSGFVPGNARLRAAGPSVPARQRDKRNTRRFSACTKSPNVSLGYLPQIRLHLLAKTWRSEGLVALYKGFFPNWLRLGPWNIIFFLTYEQLKKINV, encoded by the exons ATGTCGAGCGTCAGCTGGAAGCCTTTCGTCTTCGGCGGCCTCGCTTCCGTGACGGCGGAATGCG GCACGTTCCCCATCGATCTCGCCAAGACGCGTCTTCAGGTTCAGGGCCAAGTGGGCGACAGCAAGTACCGCGAGATCCGCTACCGAGGCATGTTGCACGCCATCGTCAGGATAGCGCGCGAGGAGGGCGTCCGGGCGCTGTATTCGGG GATCGCTCCCGCCACGCTGCGCCAGGCGTCCTACGGCACCATCAAGATCGGCACGTACCAGAGCCTCAAGAGACTGCTGGCGGAAAGGCCCCAAG ATGAGACCCTGGCGACCAACGTGCTGTGCGGCGTTCTGGCCGGAGTCGTCTCGTCCTCCATCGCCAACCCCACGGATGTGCTGAAG ATCCGCATGCAGGCCCAGGGACGGGTGATCCGAGGAAGCATGATGGGCAACTTCATCAGCATCTACCAGCAGGAAGGGACCAGGGGGCTTTGGAAG GTCCAGCTTCGTGTGCGGCCTGGCGGGGGCGCTGGCCTCCAACCCGGTGGACGTGGTCCGGACGCGGATGATGAATCAGAGAGGAGCGGCTTTGTACCAGGGAACGCTCGACTGCGTGCTGCGGGTCCGTCTGTCCCCGCCCGACAACGAGACAAACGCAACACTCGACGCTTTTCCGCGTGCACAAAAAGCCCAAATGTTTCTCTTGGATATTTGCCACAAATCCGTCTCCATCTGTTAGCAAAG ACGTGGCGCTCGGAGGGTCTGGTGGCCCTCTACAAGGGCTTCTTCCCCAACTGGCTCCGCCTGGGCCCGTGGAACATCATC ttcttcCTCACGTACGAGCAGCTCAAGAAGATCAACGTCTGA
- the LOC133489243 gene encoding uncharacterized protein LOC133489243 isoform X2, whose protein sequence is MRHVPHRSRQDASSGSGPSGRQQVPRDPLPRHVARHRQDSARGGRPGAVFGIAKCDVYRIAPATLRQASYGTIKIGTYQSLKRLLAERPQDETLATNVLCGVLAGVVSSSIANPTDVLKIRMQAQGRVIRGSMMGNFISIYQQEGTRGLWKVQLRVRPGGGAGLQPGGRGPDADDESERSGFVPGNARLRAADVALGGSGGPLQGLLPQLAPPGPVEHHLLPHVRAAQEDQRLSERAEETKTASEATVSPVGGNPSLPWERGARVCVCVCVCARVCVGFLRPAAAKTAGDFCTYLNVIFELIQRLGFVAVRVRPGCFWHEALREASARRVTSSAFKLPDGECRTSRRAADNHRSRSVSRRE, encoded by the exons ATGCG GCACGTTCCCCATCGATCTCGCCAAGACGCGTCTTCAGGTTCAGGGCCAAGTGGGCGACAGCAAGTACCGCGAGATCCGCTACCGAGGCATGTTGCACGCCATCGTCAGGATAGCGCGCGAGGAGGGCGTCCGGGCGCTGTATTCGGG ATTGCCAAATGTGACGTTTACAGGATCGCTCCCGCCACGCTGCGCCAGGCGTCCTACGGCACCATCAAGATCGGCACGTACCAGAGCCTCAAGAGACTGCTGGCGGAAAGGCCCCAAG ATGAGACCCTGGCGACCAACGTGCTGTGCGGCGTTCTGGCCGGAGTCGTCTCGTCCTCCATCGCCAACCCCACGGATGTGCTGAAG ATCCGCATGCAGGCCCAGGGACGGGTGATCCGAGGAAGCATGATGGGCAACTTCATCAGCATCTACCAGCAGGAAGGGACCAGGGGGCTTTGGAAG GTCCAGCTTCGTGTGCGGCCTGGCGGGGGCGCTGGCCTCCAACCCGGTGGACGTGGTCCGGACGCGGATGATGAATCAGAGAGGAGCGGCTTTGTACCAGGGAACGCTCGACTGCGTGCTGCGG ACGTGGCGCTCGGAGGGTCTGGTGGCCCTCTACAAGGGCTTCTTCCCCAACTGGCTCCGCCTGGGCCCGTGGAACATCATC ttcttcCTCACGTACGAGCAGCTCAAGAAGATCAACGTCTGAGCGAGCGAGCGGAAGAGACGAAGACCGCTTCGGAGGCGACCGTCTCCCCTGTCGGCGGGAACCCCAGTTTGCCGTGGGAAAGaggtgcacgtgtgtgtgtgtgtgtgtgtgtgtgcgcgcgcgtttgcgtgggtttcctcagGCCTGCCGCCGCAAAGACGGCCGGGGACTTTTGCACGTACTTGAATGTGATATTTGAGCTCATCCAAAGGCTTGGTTTCGTTGCGGTTCGCGTACGGCCAGGTTGCTTTTGGCACGAGGCGCTTCGGGAGGCCTCCGCGCGTCGCGTCACGTCGAGTGCCTTCAAGTTGCCAGATGGAGAATGTCGCACGAGTCGCAGGGCGGCTGACAATCACCGCAGTCGTTCCGTCTCAAGGAGGGAGTGA
- the LOC133489243 gene encoding kidney mitochondrial carrier protein 1-like isoform X4 — MSSVSWKPFVFGGLASVTAECGTFPIDLAKTRLQVQGQVGDSKYREIRYRGMLHAIVRIAREEGVRALYSGIAPATLRQASYGTIKIGTYQSLKRLLAERPQDETLATNVLCGVLAGVVSSSIANPTDVLKIRMQAQGRVIRGSMMGNFISIYQQEGTRGLWKGVSLTAQRAAIVVGVELPVYDITKKRLILSGHMGDNAYTHFLSSFVCGLAGALASNPVDVVRTRMMNQRGAALYQGTLDCVLRTWRSEGLVALYKGFFPNWLRLGPWNIIFFLTYEQLKKINV, encoded by the exons ATGTCGAGCGTCAGCTGGAAGCCTTTCGTCTTCGGCGGCCTCGCTTCCGTGACGGCGGAATGCG GCACGTTCCCCATCGATCTCGCCAAGACGCGTCTTCAGGTTCAGGGCCAAGTGGGCGACAGCAAGTACCGCGAGATCCGCTACCGAGGCATGTTGCACGCCATCGTCAGGATAGCGCGCGAGGAGGGCGTCCGGGCGCTGTATTCGGG GATCGCTCCCGCCACGCTGCGCCAGGCGTCCTACGGCACCATCAAGATCGGCACGTACCAGAGCCTCAAGAGACTGCTGGCGGAAAGGCCCCAAG ATGAGACCCTGGCGACCAACGTGCTGTGCGGCGTTCTGGCCGGAGTCGTCTCGTCCTCCATCGCCAACCCCACGGATGTGCTGAAG ATCCGCATGCAGGCCCAGGGACGGGTGATCCGAGGAAGCATGATGGGCAACTTCATCAGCATCTACCAGCAGGAAGGGACCAGGGGGCTTTGGAAG GGCGTCTCTCTGACCGCCCAGCGGGCGGCCATCGTGGTCGGCGTGGAGCTGCCGGTCTACGACATCACCAAGAAGCGCCTGATCCTGTCCGGTCACATGGGCGACAACGCGTACACGCATTTCTT GTCCAGCTTCGTGTGCGGCCTGGCGGGGGCGCTGGCCTCCAACCCGGTGGACGTGGTCCGGACGCGGATGATGAATCAGAGAGGAGCGGCTTTGTACCAGGGAACGCTCGACTGCGTGCTGCGG ACGTGGCGCTCGGAGGGTCTGGTGGCCCTCTACAAGGGCTTCTTCCCCAACTGGCTCCGCCTGGGCCCGTGGAACATCATC ttcttcCTCACGTACGAGCAGCTCAAGAAGATCAACGTCTGA